The following are from one region of the Escherichia sp. E4742 genome:
- the wzxE gene encoding lipid III flippase WzxE, with translation MSLAKASLWTAASTLVKIGAGLLVGKLLAVSFGPAGLGLAANFRQLITVLGVLAGAGIFNGVTKYVAQYHDNPQQLRRVVGTSSAMVLGFSTLMALVFVLAAAPISQGLFGNTDYQGLVRLVALVQMGIAWGNLLLALMKGFRDAAGNALSLIVGSLIGVIAYYVSYRFGGYEGALLGLALIPALVVMPAAVMLIKRGAIPLSYLKPSWDNGLAGQLSKFTLMALITSVTLPVAYIMMRKLLAAQYSWDEVGIWQGVSSISDAYLQFITASFSVYLLPTLSRLTEKRDITREVVKSLKFVLPAVAAASFTVWLLRDFAIWLLLSNKFTAMRDLFAWQLVGDVLKVGAYVFGYLVIAKASLRFYILAEVSQFTLLMVFAHWLIPEHGALGAAQAYMATYIVYFSLCCGVFLLWRRRA, from the coding sequence ATGTCTCTGGCAAAAGCGTCCTTGTGGACGGCGGCCAGTACACTGGTCAAGATTGGCGCTGGGTTACTGGTTGGTAAATTACTGGCGGTGTCATTTGGTCCGGCAGGACTAGGGCTGGCGGCAAATTTCCGCCAGTTGATTACCGTGCTCGGCGTGCTTGCCGGGGCGGGCATCTTTAATGGTGTAACCAAATACGTTGCCCAGTACCATGATAATCCGCAGCAGCTGCGCCGTGTGGTCGGCACTTCATCTGCGATGGTGCTTGGCTTCTCCACGCTGATGGCGCTGGTATTTGTGCTGGCGGCTGCGCCAATCAGCCAGGGATTGTTTGGTAATACCGACTATCAGGGGCTGGTGCGTTTAGTGGCGCTGGTGCAAATGGGGATCGCCTGGGGCAACCTGTTGCTGGCGCTAATGAAAGGCTTTCGCGATGCCGCGGGTAATGCATTATCACTGATTGTCGGCAGCCTGATTGGCGTTATTGCTTATTATGTCAGTTACCGTTTTGGCGGTTATGAAGGCGCGTTGCTTGGTCTTGCGCTGATTCCCGCGCTGGTGGTAATGCCTGCCGCCGTCATGTTAATTAAGCGTGGCGCTATCCCGTTAAGCTATCTGAAACCCAGCTGGGATAACGGTCTGGCAGGGCAGTTGAGCAAATTTACGCTCATGGCGTTGATTACGTCGGTGACCTTGCCCGTTGCTTACATCATGATGCGTAAACTGCTGGCAGCGCAGTATAGCTGGGATGAGGTGGGTATCTGGCAAGGGGTGAGCAGTATTTCCGATGCCTACCTGCAATTTATTACAGCCTCCTTTAGCGTGTATTTACTGCCTACACTGTCGCGGCTAACGGAAAAGCGCGATATTACCAGGGAAGTGGTTAAATCGCTGAAATTCGTTTTACCGGCCGTGGCGGCGGCGAGTTTTACCGTCTGGCTACTGCGTGATTTTGCTATCTGGCTGCTGTTGTCGAATAAATTTACCGCTATGCGCGATCTCTTTGCCTGGCAGTTGGTCGGCGATGTGTTGAAAGTGGGCGCTTATGTCTTTGGTTATCTGGTGATCGCCAAAGCGTCGCTGCGGTTTTATATTCTGGCGGAAGTCAGTCAGTTCACTTTATTGATGGTATTTGCCCACTGGTTGATCCCCGAGCATGGCGCCCTGGGCGCGGCGCAGGCCTACATGGCAACTTATATCGTCTATTTTTCTCTTTGTTGTGGCGTATTTTTACTCTGGCGTAGGCGGGCATGA
- the rffA gene encoding dTDP-4-amino-4,6-dideoxygalactose transaminase has product MIPFNAPPVVGTELDYMQSAMGSGKLCGDGGFTRRCQQWLEQRFGSAKVLLTPSCTASLEMAALLLDIQPGDEVIMPSYTFVSTANAFVLRGAKIVFVDVRPDTMNIDETLIEAAITDKTRVIVPVHYAGVACEMDTIMALAKKHNLFVVEDAAQGVMSTYKGRALGTIGHIGCFSFHETKNYTAGGEGGATLINDKALIERAEIIREKGTNRSQFFRGQVDKYTWRDIGSSYLMSDLQAAYLWAQLEAAERINQQRLALWQNYYDALAPLAKAGRIELPSIPDDCVQNAHMFYIKLRDNDDRSALINFLKEAEIMAVFHYIPLHASPAGERFGEFHGEDRYTTKESERLLRLPLFYNLSSVNQRTVIATLLNYFS; this is encoded by the coding sequence ATGATTCCATTTAACGCACCGCCGGTGGTGGGAACCGAACTCGACTATATGCAGTCGGCAATGGGTAGCGGCAAACTGTGTGGCGATGGCGGTTTTACCCGTCGCTGCCAGCAGTGGCTGGAACAACGTTTTGGCAGCGCCAAAGTGTTACTGACGCCGTCCTGCACCGCTTCGCTGGAGATGGCGGCGTTGCTGCTCGATATCCAGCCTGGCGATGAAGTGATCATGCCGAGCTACACCTTTGTCTCCACCGCCAATGCCTTTGTGCTACGTGGAGCAAAAATCGTTTTTGTTGATGTTCGCCCGGACACCATGAACATCGACGAAACGCTGATTGAAGCGGCGATCACCGACAAAACACGCGTTATCGTGCCAGTCCATTACGCGGGTGTGGCCTGCGAAATGGACACCATTATGGCGTTGGCGAAAAAGCATAATCTGTTTGTGGTGGAAGATGCTGCTCAGGGCGTAATGTCCACTTACAAAGGGCGTGCGCTGGGAACCATTGGTCATATTGGCTGCTTTAGCTTCCATGAAACCAAAAACTACACGGCGGGTGGTGAAGGCGGGGCGACGCTGATTAATGATAAAGCGTTGATTGAACGTGCCGAGATCATTCGCGAAAAAGGGACTAACCGCAGCCAGTTCTTCCGTGGTCAGGTTGATAAATATACCTGGCGCGATATCGGCTCCAGCTATTTGATGTCCGATCTGCAAGCTGCGTATCTGTGGGCGCAACTGGAAGCAGCCGAACGCATCAACCAGCAACGTCTGGCGCTGTGGCAAAACTACTACGATGCGTTAGCACCTCTGGCGAAAGCCGGGCGTATCGAACTGCCATCGATTCCGGATGACTGTGTGCAAAACGCGCATATGTTCTACATTAAGCTGCGGGATAATGATGACCGGAGCGCATTGATTAACTTCCTGAAAGAAGCGGAAATTATGGCGGTGTTCCATTATATTCCGCTACACGCAAGCCCTGCGGGTGAACGCTTTGGTGAGTTCCACGGCGAAGATCGCTACACCACCAAAGAGAGCGAGCGCTTGCTGCGCTTGCCGTTATTCTACAACCTGTCGTCCGTCAATCAGCGCACGGTAATTGCGACCTTGTTGAACTACTTCTCCTGA
- the rffC gene encoding dTDP-4-amino-4,6-dideoxy-D-galactose acyltransferase gives MPVRASIEPLTWENAFFGVNSAIVRISPDAPLLTPDVLAPWSRVQAKIAASNTDELGALQQLGFSLVEGEVDLALPVINVSESHAEVAQESDIPVLRQLAREAFAQSRFRAPWYAPDASGRFYAQWIENAVRGTFDHQCLVLRAASGEIRGYVSLRELNATEARIGLLAGRGEGAHLMQAALNWAYARGKTTLRVATQMGNTAALKRYIQSGANVESTAYWLYR, from the coding sequence ATGCCCGTCCGCGCCAGTATTGAACCACTAACCTGGGAAAACGCCTTCTTTGGCGTTAACAGTGCCATCGTGCGCATTAGTCCTGATGCACCGCTCCTGACACCTGACGTTTTGGCGCCGTGGTCACGGGTGCAGGCCAAAATTGCCGCATCCAATACCGATGAACTGGGTGCTCTGCAACAGCTGGGATTCTCTCTGGTAGAAGGGGAAGTGGATTTGGCTCTCCCCGTGATCAACGTCAGTGAAAGCCATGCGGAAGTGGCTCAGGAATCAGATATTCCAGTACTGCGCCAGTTAGCCCGTGAAGCATTCGCGCAAAGCCGTTTTCGTGCGCCGTGGTATGCGCCTGACGCCAGCGGCCGCTTTTATGCGCAGTGGATTGAAAATGCCGTGCGCGGCACCTTTGATCATCAATGCCTGGTTTTACGCGCGGCTTCCGGCGAGATTCGCGGCTATGTTTCTCTGCGAGAGTTGAATGCCACTGAGGCGCGCATTGGTTTACTGGCAGGACGCGGAGAAGGTGCACACCTGATGCAAGCAGCGCTAAACTGGGCGTATGCTCGCGGTAAAACAACTTTGCGGGTGGCGACCCAAATGGGCAACACCGCCGCGCTTAAACGATACATACAAAGTGGTGCGAATGTAGAAAGCACCGCGTACTGGTTATACAGGTGA